From Actinoplanes oblitus, a single genomic window includes:
- a CDS encoding rhodanese-like domain-containing protein has protein sequence MTSAIEHFSNRLRFETDVSDVHHDIETGTPGVVVVDSRGDEAWRQGHLPAAVHLPTHQIAARAAELIPAGSAVVTYCWGPGCNGATRAALEFAKLGYAVKEMIGGYEYWVREGFPVRDEKGEWSRPADELTAPAGAACGC, from the coding sequence ATGACCAGCGCGATCGAACACTTCAGCAACCGGCTCCGCTTCGAGACCGACGTCAGCGACGTGCACCACGACATCGAGACCGGCACGCCGGGTGTCGTGGTCGTCGACTCCCGCGGCGACGAGGCCTGGCGGCAGGGCCACCTGCCGGCCGCGGTGCACCTGCCGACCCACCAGATCGCCGCGCGGGCCGCCGAGCTGATCCCGGCCGGCAGTGCCGTGGTGACCTACTGCTGGGGGCCGGGCTGCAACGGGGCGACCCGGGCGGCCCTGGAGTTCGCCAAGCTCGGCTACGCCGTCAAGGAGATGATCGGCGGATACGAGTACTGGGTGCGCGAGGGCTTCCCGGTGCGCGACGAGAAGGGCGAGTGGTCCCGCCCGGCCGACGAGCTGACCGCGCCGGCCGGTGCCGCCTGCGGCTGCTGA
- a CDS encoding FAD-binding protein, producing MERLTNWAGNITFGARQVLRPRSADEVRERVAAATELRVLGSGHSFNRLADTGGDLLSLAELPRTVEIGPDRRTVRVDGGIRYGELATRLHAEGLALHNLASLPHISVAGAVATATHGSGVRNGNLATAVAGVEIVRADGELVTLSRGDADFPGSVAALGALGVVVALTLDVQPTFELRQYVYENLPAAAVRTELPEILADGYSVSLFTRWTSTDVDQVWLKRRDPLTGPVFHGATLADGPRHPVPGMPTENCTEQGGVPGPWHERLPHFRMEFTPSSGEELQSEWHVPLSHANDAIDAVAQIRERVADVLQVCEMRTIAADDLWLSPNHDRDSLALHFTWIADAEAVLPVVADLTKVLGPLDARPHLGKVFTSVPALPRLADFAALVQRFDPAGKFRNEFVKRLLG from the coding sequence GTGGAACGACTGACGAACTGGGCCGGCAACATCACCTTCGGCGCGCGGCAGGTGCTCCGCCCGCGCTCCGCCGACGAGGTCCGCGAACGCGTCGCGGCCGCCACCGAGCTGCGGGTGCTGGGCAGCGGGCACTCGTTCAACCGGCTCGCCGACACCGGCGGCGACCTGCTGTCGCTGGCCGAGTTGCCGCGCACCGTCGAGATCGGACCGGACCGGCGGACCGTCCGGGTCGACGGCGGGATCCGGTACGGGGAACTCGCCACCCGCCTGCACGCCGAGGGCCTGGCCCTGCACAACCTCGCCTCGCTGCCGCACATCTCGGTGGCCGGCGCGGTCGCCACCGCCACCCACGGCTCCGGCGTGCGCAACGGCAACCTGGCCACCGCGGTCGCCGGCGTGGAGATCGTCCGCGCGGACGGGGAACTGGTCACCCTGTCTCGCGGCGACGCGGACTTCCCCGGCTCGGTGGCGGCGCTCGGCGCGCTGGGCGTGGTGGTCGCGCTGACCCTGGACGTGCAGCCGACCTTCGAGCTGCGCCAGTACGTCTACGAGAACCTGCCGGCCGCCGCCGTCCGCACCGAGCTGCCCGAGATCCTCGCCGACGGCTACAGTGTCAGTCTCTTCACCCGCTGGACCAGCACCGACGTCGACCAGGTGTGGTTGAAACGGCGCGATCCGCTGACCGGCCCGGTGTTCCACGGCGCCACCCTGGCCGACGGCCCGCGCCACCCGGTGCCCGGCATGCCCACCGAGAACTGCACCGAGCAGGGCGGCGTGCCCGGCCCCTGGCACGAGCGCCTGCCGCACTTCCGGATGGAGTTCACCCCCAGCAGCGGCGAGGAGCTGCAGTCCGAGTGGCACGTGCCGCTGTCGCACGCGAACGACGCGATCGACGCGGTGGCCCAGATCCGCGAGCGGGTCGCGGACGTCCTGCAGGTCTGCGAGATGCGGACGATCGCCGCCGACGACCTGTGGCTGTCACCGAACCACGACCGGGACAGCCTGGCCCTGCACTTCACCTGGATCGCCGACGCCGAGGCGGTGCTGCCGGTCGTCGCCGATCTGACGAAGGTGCTCGGCCCGCTGGACGCCCGCCCGCACCTCGGCAAGGTCTTCACCAGCGTGCCCGCCCTGCCGCGGCTCGCCGACTTCGCCGCACTGGTCCAGCGCTTCGACCCGGCCGGCAAGTTCCGCAACGAGTTCGTGAAACGGCTGCTCGGATGA
- the ftrA gene encoding transcriptional regulator FtrA, which yields MYQVRGRGPRVTVLAFDGMSVFELGIVSEVFGLPRPEFDSPWYDLTICAESPGPVRVIGGAALHTEHGLETFAAADTLIVSGVPDVRADPSPALVTALRAAHARGARIMSICSGAFALAGAGLLDGRRATTHWRYADLLRTRYPRVEVDADVLYLDDGDVLTSAGSAAGLDLCLHVIRRDHGPAIANAVARRLVVQPHRDGGQAQFIEAPVTDDPADDRLARSMEWALGNLAEPITVEVLARRAHMSARTYLRHFARATGTTPIRWLIGQRVHASLALLETTGSPIEEVAATVGFDSPVTFRHHFARTMRTSPSAYRKAFTVSDGPS from the coding sequence ATGTACCAGGTACGCGGGAGAGGCCCGCGCGTCACCGTGCTGGCCTTCGACGGGATGTCGGTGTTCGAGCTGGGCATCGTCAGCGAGGTGTTCGGCCTGCCCCGCCCGGAGTTCGACAGCCCCTGGTACGACCTGACCATCTGTGCCGAGTCCCCCGGCCCGGTCCGGGTGATCGGCGGCGCCGCCCTGCACACCGAGCACGGCCTGGAGACCTTCGCGGCCGCCGACACGCTGATCGTCTCCGGTGTGCCGGACGTCCGTGCCGACCCGTCACCCGCCCTGGTCACGGCGCTACGCGCGGCGCACGCCCGGGGCGCCCGGATCATGTCGATCTGCTCGGGCGCGTTCGCCCTGGCCGGCGCCGGCCTGCTGGACGGCCGCCGGGCCACCACCCACTGGCGGTACGCGGACCTGCTGCGCACCCGCTATCCCCGGGTCGAGGTCGACGCCGACGTCCTCTACCTGGACGACGGCGACGTGCTGACCAGCGCCGGCAGTGCCGCCGGCCTGGACCTGTGCCTGCACGTGATCCGCCGCGACCACGGCCCGGCGATCGCCAACGCGGTGGCCCGCCGCCTGGTGGTGCAGCCGCACCGGGACGGCGGGCAGGCGCAGTTCATCGAGGCCCCGGTGACCGACGATCCGGCCGACGACCGGCTGGCCCGCAGCATGGAGTGGGCATTGGGGAACCTGGCCGAGCCGATCACCGTCGAGGTGCTGGCCCGGCGCGCGCACATGTCGGCTCGCACCTACCTGCGGCATTTCGCCCGGGCCACCGGGACCACGCCGATCCGCTGGCTGATCGGCCAGCGGGTGCACGCCAGCCTGGCGCTGCTGGAGACGACCGGGTCACCGATCGAGGAGGTGGCGGCGACGGTCGGGTTCGACTCGCCGGTCACCTTCCGGCACCACTTCGCCCGCACGATGCGAACGTCGCCCTCGGCTTATCGCAAGGCCTTCACGGTGTCCGACGGCCCCTCGTAG
- a CDS encoding PadR family transcriptional regulator produces MPLDASRNSLVLPILGLLGERPAHAYDLATRLRERYAHLTATRSTVTTLLKSLHRDGLVEAREPGRVGNRPPRTEYELTEPGRAGFRTRVETGLRDTPVASVDFALAVAHLGSLPAEQAAALLTARAERLAGERAALPAGAGDMTEVHSLEHGYWHGLVTAELAWIAALVERIRTAELAWPTGSPAADPVPAAA; encoded by the coding sequence ATGCCGTTGGATGCCTCACGGAACAGTCTGGTGCTGCCGATCCTCGGACTCCTCGGGGAGCGGCCGGCCCACGCCTACGACCTGGCCACCCGCCTGCGCGAGCGGTATGCGCACCTCACCGCGACCCGCAGCACGGTGACCACGCTGCTCAAGTCCCTGCACCGGGACGGTCTGGTGGAGGCGCGCGAGCCGGGCCGCGTCGGCAACCGGCCGCCCCGCACGGAGTACGAGCTGACCGAGCCGGGCCGGGCCGGCTTCCGGACGAGGGTGGAGACCGGATTGCGGGACACCCCGGTCGCCTCGGTGGACTTCGCGCTCGCCGTGGCGCACCTGGGGTCGCTCCCGGCCGAGCAGGCCGCGGCCCTGCTCACCGCGCGGGCCGAGCGGCTGGCCGGTGAGCGCGCCGCGCTGCCGGCCGGGGCGGGCGACATGACCGAGGTGCACTCGCTGGAGCACGGGTACTGGCACGGGCTGGTCACCGCCGAGCTGGCCTGGATCGCCGCGCTGGTGGAGCGGATCCGGACCGCCGAGCTGGCCTGGCCGACCGGATCGCCGGCGGCCGACCCGGTCCCGGCGGCCGCCTGA
- a CDS encoding magnesium and cobalt transport protein CorA produces MLGRRDDEFSLLRPFRQVLSTLRRPRQTAPAPHRDDPDAVVDCAVYAAGLRRAEPGQPRQVPFPEAARLARRRRDAFVWLGLHEPDRATMARIAEVFGLHELFAERATSGGHRPGMETAGEVTRLVLRAARYVEHDRLTDTSEVVETGDITLLIGRWFAITVRHGPVGPLGAVREELEKRPDVLRHGPWAVAYAVGSRLVDSYLDVAGHVERDLETLEEEIFSTGRSAGIAHIYQLKREMVEFKRAVLPLADPFAQVLAARDLPAGLRPYLGDVRGRLSRAVERVAGFDDLLNSILQARLAQISIAQNDDMRKIAAWAAIAAVPTVIAGIYGMNFTVIPGLDSPFGFPGAMGTMAVLCGGLYWRLKKTGWL; encoded by the coding sequence ATGCTGGGCCGGCGCGACGACGAGTTCTCGCTGCTCCGCCCGTTCCGCCAGGTGCTGAGCACGCTGCGGCGGCCGCGGCAGACCGCTCCCGCACCGCACCGGGACGACCCGGACGCCGTCGTGGACTGCGCGGTCTACGCCGCCGGCCTGCGGCGCGCCGAGCCGGGGCAGCCCCGCCAGGTCCCGTTCCCGGAGGCGGCCCGGCTCGCCCGGCGCCGGCGCGACGCGTTCGTCTGGCTCGGCCTGCACGAGCCGGACCGGGCCACGATGGCCCGGATCGCCGAGGTGTTCGGCCTGCACGAGCTGTTCGCCGAGCGGGCCACCAGCGGCGGGCACCGGCCCGGGATGGAGACCGCCGGCGAGGTGACCCGGCTGGTGCTGCGGGCCGCCCGGTACGTCGAGCACGACCGGCTCACCGACACCTCCGAGGTGGTGGAGACCGGCGACATCACCCTGCTGATCGGCCGGTGGTTCGCCATCACGGTGCGGCACGGCCCGGTCGGCCCGCTCGGTGCGGTCCGGGAGGAACTGGAGAAACGACCCGACGTGCTGCGGCACGGGCCGTGGGCGGTGGCGTACGCGGTGGGCAGTCGCCTGGTCGACAGCTACCTGGATGTGGCCGGCCACGTGGAGCGCGACCTGGAGACCCTGGAGGAGGAGATCTTCAGCACCGGGCGGAGCGCCGGTATCGCCCACATCTACCAGCTGAAACGGGAGATGGTGGAGTTCAAGCGGGCGGTGCTGCCGCTGGCCGACCCGTTCGCCCAGGTGCTGGCCGCCCGGGACCTGCCGGCCGGGCTGCGCCCCTACCTGGGGGACGTGCGCGGGCGGCTGAGCCGGGCGGTGGAGCGGGTGGCCGGCTTCGACGACCTGCTCAACTCGATCCTGCAGGCCCGGCTGGCGCAGATCTCGATCGCTCAGAACGACGACATGCGCAAGATCGCCGCGTGGGCCGCGATCGCCGCGGTGCCGACCGTGATCGCCGGCATCTACGGGATGAACTTCACGGTGATCCCGGGGCTGGACTCGCCGTTCGGCTTCCCCGGCGCGATGGGCACGATGGCGGTGCTCTGCGGCGGCCTCTACTGGCGGCTCAAGAAGACGGGCTGGCTCTAG
- a CDS encoding lipopolysaccharide biosynthesis protein: MTARRGILAALRGHVDLFLNAGSLMATTLVTSAFGFAYWWVAARVATQSAVGQASAAVSAMTLIGTIGMFGMGTMLISDLPSIRRGKWDLISTCLLVAGAAATAGGLLYVAVAHLWIPSLRQAMGGTPGTVLLVAGIALNAMTLVLDEAMVGLLQGPLQLMRNAWFSVIKLVLLGVLALLPITLTGGELLLTWVAGIVASTAILHRAMRRRGMIDSLRPRVALLRGRGRATFDHNLLNLATYLPRAALPLVVTAVLSAEANAAFYTAFMVLSFLAMVPGNVALTLFAVTAGDRAALRSKVRMGLLICLGGGLPVALVVMLLADPIMSVFGDEYARTAGSALAILTLTYVPFVFHHFFLAVSRVRGQVRGAGIFSVFAGAAELLAAWWGGRHGDLNDLVAAVAVVMAIETVLVAPTVLKVVFAPVVDETALAEGVNVMSTTSLTLHEKAWLPLEYIRTVGPLTGVTADRLRNALVGLHLADPSHRAVSRLDRTGAKWQHMDAASFATYVLDAVTDLGPGPVDFDAMTRQLQAEPRGHHPVRILAGGGYVALKVSHAYGDAGPVNTLLRELVLAAYEGRAARVAPSARHRWALPKAWWKQFGMHPDRWKTGLSFPKPPHPETGPTRPWQPDLTVRTARSSLVLGQMRGWRDQYAPGVTTSAITFAAFTSALIELGLDPDLAGGTFLADARRYLDKGVSIDSNFCMGPYLAPENLTDPLSIHRTLKAELATGRILTMIALREGKLMLTGAPGMPDPFPTEITVAPRPRLTFSNQGRHDVLGDLPWAVDATGRVNQSVPTLNGPEGVTLTTSEMNGVLHLEATFHASTYDPQVVQRALDLVCSDPAGLIMARR, from the coding sequence GTGACGGCACGCCGGGGCATCCTGGCCGCACTCCGCGGTCACGTCGACCTCTTCCTGAACGCCGGGTCGCTGATGGCGACCACGCTGGTCACCTCGGCGTTCGGATTCGCGTACTGGTGGGTGGCCGCACGGGTGGCCACCCAGTCGGCGGTCGGCCAGGCCTCCGCCGCGGTCTCGGCGATGACCCTGATCGGCACCATCGGCATGTTCGGCATGGGCACCATGCTGATCTCCGACCTGCCCTCGATCCGCCGCGGCAAGTGGGACCTGATCTCCACCTGCCTGCTGGTGGCGGGCGCCGCGGCGACCGCCGGCGGCCTGCTCTACGTGGCCGTCGCGCACCTCTGGATCCCCAGCCTGCGCCAGGCGATGGGCGGCACCCCGGGCACCGTGCTGCTGGTGGCCGGCATCGCGCTGAACGCCATGACGCTGGTCCTCGACGAGGCGATGGTCGGCCTGCTGCAGGGCCCGCTCCAACTGATGCGCAACGCCTGGTTCTCGGTGATCAAGCTGGTCCTGCTCGGCGTGCTCGCGCTGCTGCCGATCACGCTGACCGGCGGCGAGCTGCTGCTCACCTGGGTGGCCGGCATCGTCGCCTCGACGGCGATCCTGCACCGCGCGATGCGCCGGCGCGGGATGATCGACTCGCTGCGGCCGCGGGTCGCGCTGCTGCGCGGCCGGGGCCGGGCCACCTTCGACCACAACCTGCTGAACCTGGCCACCTACCTGCCACGGGCGGCCCTGCCGCTGGTGGTCACCGCGGTGCTGTCGGCCGAGGCGAACGCCGCCTTCTACACCGCCTTCATGGTGCTGTCGTTCCTGGCCATGGTGCCCGGCAACGTGGCGCTCACGCTCTTCGCGGTGACCGCCGGCGACCGGGCCGCGCTGCGGAGCAAGGTCCGGATGGGCCTGCTGATCTGCCTGGGCGGCGGCCTGCCGGTCGCGCTGGTGGTGATGCTGCTGGCCGACCCGATCATGTCGGTCTTCGGCGACGAGTACGCGCGGACCGCCGGCTCCGCGCTGGCCATCCTCACGCTCACCTACGTCCCGTTCGTCTTCCACCACTTCTTCCTGGCCGTCTCCCGGGTGCGCGGCCAGGTCCGCGGCGCCGGGATCTTCTCGGTCTTCGCCGGCGCGGCCGAGCTGCTCGCGGCCTGGTGGGGTGGCCGCCACGGGGACCTGAACGACCTGGTCGCCGCGGTGGCAGTGGTGATGGCGATCGAGACGGTGCTGGTCGCGCCGACAGTGCTCAAGGTTGTATTCGCGCCCGTCGTCGACGAGACGGCGCTGGCAGAGGGAGTGAATGTCATGTCCACCACCAGCCTGACCCTGCACGAGAAGGCCTGGCTGCCGCTGGAGTACATCCGCACTGTCGGCCCGCTGACCGGGGTCACCGCGGACCGGCTGCGCAACGCCCTGGTCGGCCTGCACCTGGCCGATCCGTCGCACCGGGCGGTCTCCCGGCTGGACCGGACCGGCGCGAAGTGGCAGCACATGGACGCGGCCAGCTTCGCGACGTACGTGCTGGACGCGGTGACCGACCTCGGCCCCGGACCGGTGGACTTCGACGCGATGACCCGGCAGCTGCAGGCCGAGCCGCGGGGACATCACCCGGTGCGGATCCTGGCCGGCGGCGGCTACGTGGCGCTCAAGGTCTCCCACGCGTACGGCGACGCCGGCCCGGTGAACACCCTGCTGCGTGAGCTGGTCCTGGCCGCCTACGAGGGCCGGGCGGCGCGGGTCGCCCCGTCCGCGCGGCACCGCTGGGCGCTGCCGAAGGCCTGGTGGAAGCAGTTCGGCATGCACCCGGACCGGTGGAAAACCGGCCTGAGCTTTCCGAAGCCGCCGCACCCCGAAACCGGGCCTACCCGGCCGTGGCAGCCCGACCTGACGGTGCGTACCGCCCGCTCGTCGCTGGTCCTCGGCCAGATGCGCGGCTGGCGCGACCAGTACGCCCCCGGCGTCACCACCTCGGCGATCACCTTCGCGGCGTTCACCTCGGCGCTGATCGAGCTGGGCCTCGACCCGGACCTGGCCGGCGGCACGTTCCTCGCCGACGCCCGCCGCTACCTGGACAAGGGCGTCAGCATCGACAGCAACTTCTGCATGGGCCCGTACCTCGCCCCGGAGAACCTGACCGACCCGCTGTCGATCCACCGGACGCTCAAGGCGGAGCTGGCCACCGGCCGGATCCTCACCATGATCGCGTTGCGCGAGGGCAAGCTGATGCTGACCGGCGCGCCCGGCATGCCGGATCCGTTCCCGACGGAGATCACGGTGGCCCCGCGGCCCCGGCTGACCTTCAGCAACCAGGGCCGGCACGACGTGCTCGGCGACCTGCCGTGGGCGGTCGACGCGACCGGCCGGGTCAACCAGAGCGTGCCGACGCTCAACGGTCCGGAGGGCGTCACGCTGACCACCAGCGAGATGAACGGGGTGCTGCACCTGGAGGCCACGTTCCACGCCTCCACCTACGACCCGCAGGTGGTGCAGCGGGCCCTCGACCTGGTCTGCAGCGACCCGGCCGGCCTGATCATGGCCCGCCGCTGA
- a CDS encoding 3-oxoacyl-ACP synthase III family protein, whose translation MTNEGLKVRVPDADPEWVARKTLIEARRFAAPGEAASDLAGHAARAALEDAGVAAAEIDYIVVSTSTGDSPQPPTSNLVQHLIGADRAACLDVNAVCAGWVFALGVANGLVATNPGALVLVIAADIYSRILDFGDRRTAVLFGDGAGAAVVGAVPDGYGIVDLDLASRGEANGLIYVKGGGSRLPASPETLAAGDHYFRMNGRGVRDFVADAVPPALERLLTRNGMKAGDVDHFVPHQANGIMLAELVAAAGFESARTHLTLQRYGNVGSASLPVTLDDANRAGAFGPGDLVLLAGFGGGMSMGACLLRWGR comes from the coding sequence GTGACCAACGAGGGCCTTAAGGTACGCGTTCCGGACGCCGACCCGGAGTGGGTCGCCCGGAAGACCCTGATCGAGGCGCGCCGGTTCGCGGCCCCCGGGGAGGCGGCCTCCGACCTGGCCGGGCACGCCGCCCGGGCGGCGCTGGAGGATGCCGGCGTCGCCGCCGCCGAGATCGACTACATAGTGGTCTCCACCTCGACCGGCGACTCGCCCCAGCCGCCCACCTCGAACCTGGTGCAGCACCTGATCGGCGCCGACCGGGCGGCCTGCCTGGACGTGAACGCGGTCTGCGCCGGTTGGGTCTTCGCGCTCGGCGTGGCCAACGGGCTGGTGGCCACGAACCCGGGCGCGCTGGTCCTGGTGATCGCCGCGGACATCTACTCGCGGATCCTGGACTTCGGCGACCGGCGGACCGCTGTGCTCTTCGGCGACGGCGCCGGCGCCGCGGTGGTCGGCGCGGTGCCGGACGGGTACGGCATCGTCGATCTGGACCTCGCCTCCCGGGGCGAGGCGAACGGCCTGATCTACGTGAAGGGCGGCGGCAGTCGCCTGCCGGCCTCCCCGGAGACGCTGGCCGCCGGCGACCACTACTTCCGGATGAACGGCCGCGGCGTGCGCGACTTCGTGGCCGACGCGGTGCCGCCGGCATTGGAGCGGCTGCTCACCCGCAACGGGATGAAGGCCGGCGACGTCGACCACTTCGTCCCGCACCAGGCCAACGGGATCATGCTCGCCGAGCTGGTGGCGGCGGCCGGTTTCGAGAGCGCGCGGACCCACCTGACCCTGCAGCGCTACGGCAACGTCGGCAGCGCCTCGCTGCCGGTCACACTGGACGACGCGAACCGCGCCGGCGCCTTCGGTCCCGGTGATCTGGTGCTGCTGGCCGGTTTCGGCGGCGGCATGTCGATGGGCGCCTGCCTGCTCCGCTGGGGCCGCTGA
- a CDS encoding low temperature requirement protein A — MTEVGTEKRVTWAELLFDLVFVFAVTQVSHLLHDHHSWSGVGHALVVFVPIYWVWVGTTVHANTHDVDNAGDRLGVFAMGAASLFMALAVPYAYQDRGVLLGAGYWAARLILAALVFRGWRNIPINTFSVAACVTGPLMLAGGLAEGDVRLGLWTAAAIIDLLTPRLVRRRLMSVRFEPHHLPERFGLFLIIALGESVVAIGGVAVDEPVTASSLLAVTAAYALICALWWVYFSFASDAMRHALDIARVQTDVVRGVLAYGHLLFLGGIIAVAVGLSEVVAHPVTHLHLDAAALLFGGTALYLVTFAWNRWRMFRVFGWGRAAAGLAAALLLPLALVTPAVVAVLTLVGVLVVLNVAEAVAVRRRTRQATA, encoded by the coding sequence ATGACCGAGGTGGGCACCGAGAAACGGGTGACCTGGGCCGAGCTCCTCTTCGACCTGGTCTTCGTCTTCGCCGTCACGCAGGTGTCCCACCTGCTGCACGACCACCACTCGTGGTCCGGGGTGGGCCACGCGCTGGTCGTCTTCGTACCGATCTACTGGGTCTGGGTGGGCACCACGGTGCACGCCAACACCCACGACGTGGACAACGCCGGGGACCGGCTCGGCGTCTTCGCGATGGGCGCGGCCAGCCTGTTCATGGCGCTGGCGGTGCCGTACGCGTACCAGGACCGCGGCGTTCTGCTCGGCGCCGGGTACTGGGCGGCCCGGCTGATCCTGGCCGCCCTGGTGTTCCGCGGCTGGCGGAACATCCCGATCAACACGTTCAGCGTCGCGGCCTGCGTCACCGGCCCGCTGATGCTGGCCGGCGGCCTGGCCGAGGGTGACGTCCGGCTCGGGCTGTGGACGGCCGCCGCGATCATCGACCTGCTCACCCCGCGCCTGGTCCGGCGCCGGTTGATGTCCGTCCGCTTCGAACCGCATCACCTGCCGGAACGGTTCGGACTGTTCCTGATCATCGCGCTGGGCGAGTCGGTGGTGGCGATCGGCGGGGTGGCCGTCGACGAGCCGGTCACCGCGTCCAGCCTGCTCGCCGTCACCGCCGCGTACGCGCTGATCTGCGCCCTGTGGTGGGTGTACTTCTCGTTCGCCTCGGACGCCATGCGGCATGCGCTGGACATCGCCCGGGTGCAGACCGACGTGGTGCGCGGCGTCCTGGCGTACGGTCATCTGCTCTTCCTGGGTGGCATCATCGCGGTCGCCGTCGGACTGTCCGAAGTGGTCGCCCACCCCGTCACCCACCTGCACCTGGACGCGGCCGCGCTGCTGTTCGGCGGGACCGCGCTCTACCTGGTCACCTTCGCCTGGAACCGGTGGCGGATGTTCCGGGTGTTCGGCTGGGGCCGGGCCGCGGCCGGGCTGGCCGCCGCCCTGCTCCTGCCGCTCGCGCTGGTGACGCCGGCCGTGGTCGCGGTCCTCACGCTGGTCGGGGTGCTGGTCGTGCTGAACGTGGCGGAGGCCGTCGCGGTGCGCCGCCGGACCCGGCAGGCCACGGCGTGA
- a CDS encoding response regulator — MASIVIAEDDRDIAELLTTVMTSAGHTVRIAPDGAAALAVIGSTAPDLVILDHHMPGMSGIEVADRLRADRATASIPMIMMSAATPAAARQLCDVTISKPVRPKHLIETVNDLLAAYPAGEHPPVAYPDAAAHLADVPRLLAVSDFLTRPVKAAGLDAFAERLAVLTGTPTAAVTLMLNDTVVVAGSYGLPTWVREAGGVPAEWSPDSIVVAEDVPVLIGDSRTDEEYASSPLFAVSGIRSYASVPLHSPEGHIVGTLCVMDEKPGTCTEDTVQTLHSQRAAALGLLSPAGQAPNAS, encoded by the coding sequence ATGGCTTCCATCGTGATCGCGGAGGACGACCGGGACATCGCCGAGCTGCTCACCACGGTGATGACCAGCGCCGGGCACACCGTGCGGATCGCGCCGGACGGTGCCGCGGCGCTTGCCGTGATCGGCAGCACCGCCCCCGACCTGGTCATCCTGGACCACCACATGCCCGGGATGAGCGGGATCGAGGTGGCCGACCGGCTGCGCGCCGACCGGGCCACCGCCTCCATCCCGATGATCATGATGTCCGCCGCCACGCCGGCCGCGGCCCGGCAGCTGTGCGACGTCACCATTTCCAAGCCGGTCCGGCCGAAACACCTCATCGAGACGGTGAACGATCTGCTCGCGGCGTATCCGGCCGGCGAGCACCCGCCGGTGGCGTACCCGGACGCCGCGGCACACCTGGCCGACGTACCCCGGCTGCTCGCCGTCTCGGACTTCTTGACCCGGCCCGTGAAGGCGGCCGGGCTGGACGCGTTCGCCGAGCGGCTGGCAGTGCTCACCGGCACGCCGACCGCGGCCGTCACCCTGATGCTCAACGACACCGTCGTGGTGGCCGGGTCGTACGGGCTGCCGACGTGGGTGCGCGAAGCGGGCGGGGTGCCGGCCGAGTGGTCGCCGGACTCCATCGTGGTGGCCGAGGACGTACCCGTGCTGATCGGCGACAGCCGGACGGACGAGGAGTACGCGAGCAGCCCGCTGTTCGCGGTGAGCGGCATCCGCTCGTACGCGAGCGTCCCGCTGCACTCGCCGGAGGGCCACATCGTGGGCACCCTCTGCGTGATGGACGAGAAACCCGGCACCTGCACCGAGGACACCGTGCAGACGCTGCACTCGCAGCGGGCGGCGGCGCTCGGCCTGCTCTCCCCGGCCGGTCAGGCCCCGAACGCGTCCTGA
- a CDS encoding MHYT domain-containing protein encodes MTPAVSYLLSVLGSLLGLTSAVRLRSARTTGEKGWWLVLAALAIGATGIWSMHFVAMLGFDVVGTAIRYDVSLTAASVVIAFVAVGVGLAIALLGTSARQVRIVIGGVLAGLGVAAMHYTGMAAMRLNGEIHYSGSRVALSVAIAVVAATVALWLTLVVSKPIVIFISALVMGIAVNGMHFTGMSAMSVIEEDHFGTIEGATAGSLLVPIGVAVVFGIIGMAYALAAAPNEEDRAAAEYLNARIDARLAQQARQTKNPSGRGTLGNGSWTYRDRGPQS; translated from the coding sequence GTGACCCCCGCAGTCAGCTATCTGCTGTCCGTCCTCGGTTCACTGCTCGGCCTCACCAGCGCGGTCCGTCTCCGTTCGGCGCGGACCACCGGCGAGAAGGGCTGGTGGCTGGTGCTCGCCGCACTCGCCATCGGCGCCACCGGCATCTGGAGCATGCACTTCGTCGCCATGCTCGGCTTCGACGTGGTCGGCACCGCGATCCGCTACGACGTCAGCCTGACCGCCGCCAGCGTGGTGATCGCCTTCGTGGCGGTCGGCGTCGGCCTGGCCATCGCGCTGCTCGGCACCAGTGCCCGGCAGGTCCGGATCGTCATCGGCGGCGTGCTGGCCGGTCTCGGCGTCGCGGCGATGCACTACACCGGCATGGCCGCGATGCGGCTGAACGGCGAGATCCACTACTCCGGCTCCCGGGTCGCCCTGTCGGTGGCGATCGCCGTGGTCGCCGCGACCGTCGCGCTCTGGCTCACCCTGGTGGTCAGCAAGCCGATCGTCATCTTCATCTCCGCGCTCGTGATGGGCATCGCGGTCAACGGCATGCACTTCACCGGCATGTCCGCCATGTCGGTGATCGAGGAGGACCACTTCGGCACGATCGAGGGCGCGACCGCCGGGTCACTGCTGGTGCCGATCGGCGTCGCGGTGGTCTTCGGGATCATCGGCATGGCGTACGCACTGGCCGCCGCCCCCAACGAGGAGGACCGCGCGGCCGCCGAGTACCTCAACGCCCGGATCGACGCCCGGCTCGCCCAGCAGGCGCGGCAGACGAAGAACCCCTCGGGGCGTGGCACTCTGGGTAACGGATCCTGGACCTACCGGGACCGCGGCCCGCAGTCCTGA